A DNA window from Microcystis aeruginosa NIES-843 contains the following coding sequences:
- a CDS encoding aldo/keto reductase has protein sequence MSESRRLQFTPDLEICRILNGMWQVSGAHGSIAPQKAIPSMFSYLDAGFTTWDLADHYGPAEDFIGEFRRQLVAQRGIDALNNLQAFTKWVPRPGKMTKEIVAKNIAISLRRMDVDSLDLLQFHWWDYRDKNYLDALYFLGELQQEGKIKHLALTNFDTEHLKIILSTGIKIVSNQVQFSLIDRRPLVKMAQFCQEHNIYLLAYGTLAGGLLGAKYLGHPEPNPMSLNTASLRKYKNMINAWGNWQLFQELLTVLKAIADSYHVTIPNVAVRYVLEQKAVAGAIIGVRLGVAEHIQENARIFDFQLSPQDYQKIDHVLQKSRDLLQLIGDCGDEYRR, from the coding sequence ATGTCCGAATCTCGTCGCTTACAGTTTACCCCCGATCTGGAAATTTGTCGTATTTTGAACGGAATGTGGCAAGTTTCAGGCGCCCATGGTTCGATCGCACCCCAAAAAGCGATCCCTAGTATGTTTTCCTATCTAGATGCCGGTTTCACCACTTGGGATCTGGCCGATCATTACGGTCCAGCCGAAGATTTTATCGGTGAATTTCGTCGTCAATTAGTCGCCCAAAGGGGCATTGATGCTTTAAATAATCTGCAAGCTTTCACTAAATGGGTTCCCCGTCCGGGTAAAATGACTAAGGAAATAGTCGCAAAAAATATCGCTATTTCCCTACGTCGTATGGATGTGGATAGTCTCGATTTATTGCAGTTTCACTGGTGGGATTATCGCGATAAAAATTATCTAGATGCCTTATATTTTTTAGGAGAATTACAACAGGAAGGCAAAATTAAACACCTGGCCTTGACTAATTTCGACACGGAACATTTAAAAATTATTCTCAGCACCGGGATTAAAATAGTCTCCAATCAAGTCCAGTTTTCTCTAATCGATCGCCGTCCCCTCGTCAAAATGGCACAATTTTGCCAAGAACATAACATCTATCTACTCGCCTATGGTACTCTAGCAGGAGGCTTATTAGGGGCAAAATATCTCGGTCATCCTGAACCCAATCCCATGAGTCTCAATACCGCTAGTTTACGGAAATATAAAAACATGATCAATGCTTGGGGAAACTGGCAATTATTCCAAGAATTATTAACCGTTCTTAAAGCGATCGCTGATTCCTATCACGTCACCATTCCTAATGTGGCAGTGCGTTACGTTCTCGAACAAAAAGCCGTAGCTGGGGCAATTATCGGGGTGCGTTTGGGTGTTGCTGAACATATCCAAGAAAATGCCCGTATTTTCGATTTTCAATTATCCCCCCAAGACTATCAAAAAATTGATCATGTCTTGCAAAAATCCCGGGATTTATTGCAGTTAATCGGTGATTGCGGTGATGAGTACCGTCGTTAA
- the nagA gene encoding N-acetylglucosamine-6-phosphate deacetylase produces MITLINARIPAHQDRQQIEINTAGKIERITEMGGKTRGEKIIDMEGDWLSLGGVDLQINGGLGLAFPDLEITDLEKLDKISDYLENQGIDGYLPTLVTTSVEKFQKSLSVIAKYIEKQKQENRASAQVLGVHLEGPFLNYEKRGAHPAQYLLNPSIETIDKIFGDYLSIVKIITLAPELDSSGTVIKYLSDRGITVSLGHSQASQEIAKEAFLQGAKMVTHAFNAMPPLHHRQPGLLGEAIINGEVYCGLIADGQHIHPTMIKLLLKASNYHRGIFLVSDALAPIGLEDGVYPWDEREIEVKQGTARLFDGTLAGTTLPLLQGVANLVNWGICDLETAILLGTESPRKAIGLAGLSVGQPANFLRWQSASNWERLDFSQHFGL; encoded by the coding sequence ATGATAACCCTAATTAACGCTAGAATTCCCGCCCATCAGGATCGACAACAAATAGAGATAAATACTGCTGGAAAGATCGAGAGGATAACGGAGATGGGGGGAAAGACAAGAGGGGAAAAGATTATCGATATGGAAGGGGATTGGCTATCGTTGGGAGGAGTAGATTTACAGATCAACGGAGGGTTAGGATTAGCATTTCCCGACTTAGAAATAACAGATCTAGAAAAGTTAGATAAGATTAGCGATTATCTTGAGAATCAGGGCATTGATGGTTATCTGCCCACCTTAGTAACCACGTCTGTGGAGAAATTTCAAAAATCCCTCTCAGTAATTGCCAAATATATCGAGAAACAGAAACAGGAAAATCGAGCGAGCGCGCAGGTTTTAGGAGTACATTTAGAGGGACCATTTTTAAACTATGAAAAAAGGGGGGCGCATCCGGCCCAATATCTTTTAAACCCAAGTATAGAAACAATAGATAAAATCTTTGGGGACTACTTATCGATCGTAAAAATTATCACCCTAGCCCCAGAATTAGATAGTAGCGGTACGGTGATTAAATACTTAAGCGATCGAGGGATTACCGTCAGTTTAGGACATTCGCAAGCGAGTCAAGAAATAGCAAAAGAAGCCTTTTTACAGGGGGCAAAAATGGTTACTCATGCCTTTAATGCCATGCCTCCTTTACACCATCGTCAACCGGGGTTATTAGGGGAAGCAATTATCAATGGCGAGGTGTATTGTGGGTTAATTGCCGATGGTCAACACATCCATCCAACCATGATAAAATTATTACTAAAAGCCAGTAATTATCATCGAGGAATTTTCTTAGTTAGTGATGCTTTAGCGCCGATCGGTTTAGAAGATGGTGTCTATCCTTGGGACGAGAGAGAAATTGAAGTTAAACAGGGAACAGCAAGACTTTTTGACGGTACTTTAGCGGGAACAACCTTACCCTTATTACAAGGAGTAGCCAATTTAGTTAACTGGGGAATATGTGATTTAGAAACGGCGATTCTTCTAGGGACAGAATCCCCCAGAAAAGCGATCGGATTAGCGGGTTTATCGGTGGGACAACCTGCCAACTTTTTGCGCTGGCAATCGGCATCAAATTGGGAAAGATTGGATTTCAGTCAGCATTTTGGCCTCTAA
- the ccmS gene encoding beta-carboxysome assembly chaperone CcmS, whose product MRFEQPIPDDPANQWRYQLDQFVQENQQELAGLMWGLLSEWGEDAQETLGIDLKPQPHFVCCSREALEKLNRKVNCKIQEMLGIIYRYNPREEVAIVAIGDGQVKLIYFQPDLSPPECFNRLEVDLDTLIQQLEAKMLTEIQSFPI is encoded by the coding sequence ATGAGATTTGAACAACCAATCCCCGATGATCCCGCTAATCAATGGCGCTATCAATTAGATCAATTCGTGCAAGAAAATCAACAGGAATTAGCCGGTTTAATGTGGGGTTTACTCTCGGAATGGGGAGAAGATGCCCAAGAAACCCTGGGCATCGATCTTAAACCCCAGCCCCATTTTGTCTGTTGTTCTAGGGAGGCTCTAGAGAAATTAAATCGCAAGGTTAATTGTAAAATTCAAGAGATGCTTGGGATTATCTATCGCTATAATCCCAGGGAAGAAGTGGCTATAGTTGCTATCGGTGATGGTCAGGTAAAATTGATTTATTTTCAACCCGATCTTTCCCCCCCTGAATGTTTTAATCGCCTCGAAGTGGATCTCGATACCCTCATTCAACAGTTAGAGGCCAAAATGCTGACTGAAATCCAATCTTTCCCAATTTGA